Proteins found in one Coffea eugenioides isolate CCC68of chromosome 5, Ceug_1.0, whole genome shotgun sequence genomic segment:
- the LOC113771830 gene encoding uncharacterized protein LOC113771830 encodes MGFERGEQVEVVMEDEGFKGSYYPAITISKKGTSRYKVEYTTLLKDDESGPLEAVIDVDQLRPVPPPMPVMDFDLYDLADAYEHDGWWGGIIYKKFELDYLVYFPTLGKALAYPLEKLRIHQEWANGRWTCTKSANKSFEEKQAKKSPKGKQAKKKNVSLPKPTVVEFQTGQKMEVIEEEEGFEGPYNSANIISIEGPVDIEENTGQLSKKKQEKRSSKGKQAKKKNIGLPKPTVMEFQTRQELEVIKVEEGFEGPVDIEGKTGQISKKKQAKMSFRGKQAKKKNIGLPKPTAGELQTGQELEVMIEKEGFEGSYNAANLKSSEGPSQYPLEYKTLWKESKSGPLVEAVGDDQLLLLPPHVLANKSVKEKQPKIEYEGQTGNIIQKKRAKMNSKGKRVQIEFEEETGKIFQKKPAKSRFKGKRANKKKLSLPEPKVIEFQAGDEVEVMLKEEGFEGSYYAAKILSKEGASQYKVEYKTLLKEDDSGPLEEVVEVHQLRPSPPPFPVSYFSLYELADVYESDGWWAGIINGKFQSDYFVYFPTTQEEIPYRFEQLRVHQDWSDGQWISSKEATGPG; translated from the exons ATGGGGTTTGAAAGAGGAGAACAGGTTGAGGTGGTCATGGAAGACGAAGGATTCAAGGGTTCCTATTACCCTGCAATTACCATCTCGAAGAAGGGTACTTCACGGTATAAGGTGGAGTACACAACCCTCTTAAAAGACGATGAATCGGGGCCGCTGGAAGCAGTTATCGACGTCGATCAGCTCCGGCCGGTGCCACCTCCGATGCCGGTCATGGACTTTGATTTGTATGATTTAGCTGATGCATATGAGCACGACGGTTGGTGGGGTGGAATCATATATAAGAAATTTGAATTGGACTATCTTGTTTACTTCCCTACACTTGGAAAAGCACTGGCTTACCCTTTGGAGAAACTGAGGATACACCAGGAATGGGCTAATGGCAGGTGGACTTGCACGAAATCG GCAAACAAGAGTTTCGAGGAAAAACAGGCAAAAAAGAGTCCCAAAGGAAAACaggcaaagaagaaaaatgttagCCTCCCAAAGCCAACAGTTGTGGAGTTCCAAACTGGACAAAAAATGGAGGTGATCGAAGAAGAGGAAGGTTTTGAGGGTCCTTACAATTCTGCAAATATAATATCTATTGAGGGTCCAGTAGACATTGAAGAAAACACGGGGCAACTTTCCAAGAAAAAGCAGGAGAAAAGGAGTTCCAAAGGAAAACAGGCAAAGAAGAAAAACATCGGCCTTCCAAAACCAACAGTTATGGAGTTCCAAACCCGACAAGAACTGGAGGTGATCAAAGTAGAGGAAGGTTTTGAGGGTCCAGTAGACATTGAAGGAAAAACAGggcaaatttccaagaaaaagCAGGCGAAAATGAGTTTCAGAGGAAAACAGGCAAAGAAGAAAAACATCGGCCTTCCAAAACCAACAGCTGGGGAGCTCCAAACTGGACAAGAACTGGAGGTGATGATAGAGAAGGAAGGTTTTGAGGGTTCTTATAATGCTGCAAATTTAAAATCTAGTGAGGGCCCATCTCAATATCCACTGGAATACAAGACCCTCTGGAAAGAAAGCAAGTCCGGACCATTGGTAGAGGCTGTAGGCGATGATCAGCTCCTTCTTTTGCCACCTCATGTTTTG GCAAACAAGAGTGTCAAGGAAAAACAGCCAAAAATAGAGTATGAAGGACAAACAGGCAACATTATCCAGAAAAAACGAGCAAAAATGAATTCCAAGGGAAAACGGGTACAAATAGAGTTTGAAGAAGAAACAggcaaaattttccagaaaaaaCCGGCAAAAAGTAGGTTCAAAGGAAAACGGGCAAACAAGAAAAAACTCAGCCTTCCAGAACCAAAAGTAATAGAGTTCCAAGCTGGAGATGAAGTGGAGGTGATGTTGAAGGAGGAAGGTTTCGAGGGTTCGTACTATGCTGCAAAAATACTATCTAAGGAGGGTGCATCTCAGTATAAAGTGGAATATAAAACCCTCTTGAAAGAAGACGATTCCGGACCACTAGAAGAGGTTGTCGAAGTTCATCAGCTCCGCCCTTCGCCACCTCCTTTTCCGGTCAGCTATTTCAGCTTGTATGAGTTAGCCGACGTGTATGAGAGCGATGGCTGGTGGGCTGGAATCATAAATGGGAAATTCCAGTCAGACTATTTCGTCTACTTCCCTACAACTCAAGAAGAGATCCCTTACCGCTTTGAGCAATTGAGGGTGCATCAAGATTGGTCAGATGGCCAGTGGATTTCCTCCAAGGAGGCAACG GGTCCAGGATAG
- the LOC113772608 gene encoding DUF724 domain-containing protein 6-like, whose product MAFHRGDQVEIMSKEEGFQGSYFHATVVTKLEMDEYIIQFKTLLEDDKPAPLRQVHTLDEIRPIPPEIPRKKFYVKQKVDAYEGDGWWVGTITGIEEAESEEEFKYTVRFQTTEEQRSFKLENLRVHQEWVNGNWIFSKRGRKKKGTA is encoded by the exons ATGGCATTTCACAGAGGTGATCAAGTTGAGATCATGAGCAAAGAAGAGGGGTTTCAAGGCTCATACTTTCATGCAACAGTAGTCACAAAACTTGAGATGGATGAATACATAATCCAGTTCAAGACTCTCTTAGAAGATGATAAGCCTGCGCCTTTGAGACAGGTGCACACGTTGGATGAAATAAGACCAATCCCACCTGAAATTCCTAGGAAGAAATTTTACGTGAAGCAGAAGGTGGATGCATACGAAGGTGATGGATGGTGGGTAGGAACTATTACTGGTATAGAGGAGGCTGAATCTGAAGAGGAGTTTAAGTATACCGTTCGCTTCCAAACTACAGAAGAACAGCGTTCTTTCAAGTTGGAAAATTTGAGGGTTCATCAGGAGTGGGTGAACGGTAACTGGATTTTCTCCAagagaggaaggaagaaaaag GGAACAGCCTAA